A single window of Bacteroidota bacterium DNA harbors:
- a CDS encoding tetratricopeptide repeat protein, producing MLRVFYILILSSFFFHFSSAQNQNIDSLLNLVKKDNATPSSLVSRPSSLSSDTNKVNHLNALAWEYKYTNPDSTILLAKEALALCEKLSSVSELRTPVSKLKANAYGTCGVGYWVKGDYPNALENFFKALKFDEEQKNKKGIATRLGNIGGVYWNQADYPKALDYYFRALKTFEELGEKDKIATVLGNIGVVYFRQAEANVHPEERNPLFKRVLEYYFRALKMNEELGNKNRIATDLGNIGNVYHAQTDYPRALNYYFRALKMAEELGDKNRIVIWLGNIGSLDITTGKFAEAEKYLKQSVLLAEEIGSLDDLKVGNQSLSQLYDTTGRYQSALEHYKKYIAVRDSITNDENTKKQTRTEMNYEFEKKEAKAKAEVEVKEAVAEAESKKQKIVIWSVMAVLLLVVIFAVFIFRALRITQKQKQLIEQQKKIVEEKQSEILASIRYAKRIQDAILPKEKYINKTLYRLKAKMPK from the coding sequence ATGCTCCGTGTTTTTTATATCCTGATTCTCTCTTCTTTCTTCTTTCATTTTTCTTCCGCGCAAAACCAGAATATTGATTCTCTCCTAAACCTAGTAAAAAAAGATAACGCAACTCCCTCCTCCCTCGTCTCTCGTCCCTCGTCCCTTTCTTCCGACACCAACAAAGTAAACCACCTCAATGCCCTCGCTTGGGAATATAAATACACCAATCCCGATTCCACTATTCTCCTCGCTAAAGAAGCACTTGCGCTATGCGAGAAACTATCTTCTGTCTCCGAACTCCGAACTCCTGTCTCCAAACTAAAAGCAAACGCTTACGGTACTTGCGGTGTGGGCTATTGGGTAAAAGGCGATTATCCGAACGCGCTTGAAAATTTTTTCAAAGCGCTGAAATTTGATGAAGAACAAAAAAATAAAAAAGGAATTGCAACACGCCTCGGCAACATCGGAGGTGTTTATTGGAATCAAGCCGATTATCCCAAGGCGCTGGATTATTATTTCAGGGCATTAAAAACATTTGAGGAACTTGGAGAGAAAGATAAAATTGCCACTGTGCTCGGCAACATCGGAGTTGTCTATTTCCGTCAAGCCGAAGCCAACGTTCATCCTGAGGAACGCAATCCTCTTTTCAAAAGGGTGCTGGAGTATTACTTCAGGGCATTGAAAATGAATGAAGAACTTGGCAATAAGAATAGAATCGCAACAGACCTCGGCAACATTGGCAATGTCTATCATGCCCAAACTGATTATCCCCGGGCGCTGAATTATTATTTCAGGGCATTGAAAATGGCGGAAGAACTCGGAGATAAAAATCGAATTGTAATCTGGCTCGGCAATATCGGCTCACTTGATATTACAACCGGAAAATTTGCTGAAGCGGAAAAGTATCTCAAACAATCCGTTTTACTTGCAGAAGAAATCGGTTCTCTTGATGATTTAAAAGTAGGAAACCAATCCCTCAGCCAGCTTTACGACACTACGGGCAGATATCAATCAGCTCTTGAGCATTACAAAAAATACATAGCCGTACGTGACAGTATCACTAACGATGAAAATACTAAGAAGCAAACACGCACGGAAATGAACTACGAGTTTGAAAAGAAAGAAGCAAAGGCAAAGGCAGAGGTTGAGGTTAAGGAAGCAGTAGCAGAAGCGGAAAGCAAAAAGCAAAAGATTGTTATATGGTCGGTGATGGCTGTATTGCTGTTAGTTGTAATCTTCGCAGTATTTATTTTCCGTGCACTGCGCATTACGCAAAAGCAAAAGCAACTCATCGAACAGCAAAAGAAAATTGTGGAGGAGAAGCAAAGCGAAATTCTCGCCAGCATCCGCTACGCGAAACGGATTCAGGATGCCATTCTGCCGAAGGAGAAGTATATTAATAAAACGCTTTACCGCCTCAAAGCCAAAATGCCGAAGTAA
- a CDS encoding tetratricopeptide repeat protein, whose amino-acid sequence MDSLNSIINNSSSSDTAVASAYLSLSEILYSSNPDTLIPLCKRILKIVDEKISGSNQKERHSFLVAKSSALNNIGYAYNFLGDISKALDYYRQSIKIDEELSDKQGMASTLNNIGGIYDNLGDITKALDYYHKSLKIKETIPDKLGMAYSFQNIGTIYIGQGDTANALEYFNKSLSLREEISDKRGMAQSLNNLGYTYYHSGNISKAMEYFQKSISIEEEIHNKRGIASSLNNIGGIYLNFGDPYCQPAGSKACTHQGIEKAFEYYKRSLQIRLEIADKKGIAQSLHNVGGVFFRQAALQEKFSLKKELYTSARHYADSSLLVSKELGYPEIILSSSRMLSSIDSALGNYKLAFEYYKLFIQMSDSIKNTETQKATVKKQMQYEFDKKEAATKAESDKHAAVAEAESKKQKIVIWSVIAVLLLMIVFAGFIFRALRITQKQKQLIEQQKKIVEEKQSEILASIRYAKRIQDAILPTEKYIHKTLERLRAKMPKDN is encoded by the coding sequence GTGGACTCCCTCAATTCAATCATAAACAATTCTTCTTCGTCCGACACAGCTGTTGCTTCTGCTTATCTCAGCTTATCTGAAATATTATATTCCTCAAATCCCGACACGCTGATCCCGCTATGTAAAAGAATATTGAAAATTGTTGATGAAAAAATCTCAGGAAGCAATCAGAAAGAGCGGCATTCCTTTCTTGTAGCAAAATCATCCGCGCTTAATAATATCGGATATGCGTATAATTTTCTGGGAGATATTTCAAAAGCGCTGGACTATTACCGGCAATCAATAAAAATAGATGAAGAATTGTCTGACAAACAGGGCATGGCTTCCACGCTGAATAACATAGGCGGCATTTATGACAATCTGGGAGATATTACAAAGGCATTGGATTATTATCATAAGAGTTTAAAAATAAAAGAAACAATTCCTGACAAGCTTGGAATGGCCTATTCGTTTCAAAACATAGGAACGATTTACATCGGTCAGGGAGATACCGCAAACGCATTGGAATATTTTAACAAGAGTTTATCTTTAAGAGAAGAGATTTCAGACAAACGAGGCATGGCGCAATCTCTGAACAACCTTGGCTACACCTATTATCATTCAGGAAATATTTCCAAAGCCATGGAATATTTTCAGAAAAGTATCTCCATAGAAGAAGAAATCCACAACAAGCGAGGCATTGCCAGTTCACTCAATAATATTGGAGGCATTTACCTGAATTTTGGTGACCCTTACTGTCAGCCCGCTGGAAGCAAAGCCTGCACACATCAAGGCATTGAAAAAGCATTTGAATATTATAAAAGGTCTTTGCAAATCAGGTTGGAAATTGCAGATAAAAAAGGAATAGCGCAATCACTTCACAATGTGGGCGGGGTGTTTTTCAGGCAAGCAGCGTTGCAGGAAAAATTTTCGCTGAAGAAAGAACTTTACACATCAGCGCGCCATTATGCCGACAGCTCCCTTCTGGTGAGCAAAGAACTGGGCTACCCCGAAATTATTCTAAGTTCTTCACGAATGCTTAGCAGCATAGATTCTGCACTGGGCAATTACAAGCTGGCGTTTGAATATTATAAACTTTTTATTCAAATGTCCGACAGCATAAAAAATACTGAAACACAAAAAGCCACTGTAAAAAAACAAATGCAATATGAGTTTGATAAAAAAGAAGCAGCCACAAAAGCAGAGAGCGATAAGCACGCGGCAGTAGCAGAAGCAGAGAGTAAAAAGCAAAAGATTGTTATATGGTCGGTGATTGCTGTATTGTTGTTAATGATTGTGTTTGCCGGTTTTATCTTTCGTGCGCTTCGCATTACCCAAAAGCAAAAACAACTCATCGAACAGCAAAAGAAAATTGTGGAGGAGAAGCAAAGCGAAATTCTCGCCAGCATCCGCTACGCGAAACGCATTCAGGATGCCATTCTGCCCACGGAGAAATATATTCATAAAACCCTCGAACGGCTAAGAGCGAAAATGCCGAAAGACAATTAG
- a CDS encoding tetratricopeptide repeat protein, translating into MSKCEDVQMKKINKYILAFISISANQHIRTSAFIRTFVFISISAHLLIYTFAFAQQNKIDSLLTLLKKDKEDTNKVNHLNNLSREYRYINAFDSSLALANSALKLANVILTLNDKNGMNQTVKQTAQKGIAIAYNNIGLVYDYHGDYPNALDYYIKGLKVAEVLENKNIMAAILGNIGNVYDAQDDYTKALDYYLKALKIAEELGDKKRIAIQLGNIGNAYKEPAKAASGIKGASDSLYKKSLDYYFRALKIDEELGNKNGIARHLGNIGLTYDYQGNYPKALDYCFKALKITEELGNKNDIAAWLGNIGAIYTRTGNYKEAEFYLKRAISLDDSIGSMNESRQFEEYLSQLYDTTGRYQLALEHYKKAMALKDTLFSEEKNKEITRKEMTYEFEKKAAAAKAEADKQAAVAEAESKKQKIVIWSVIAVLLLVIVFAGFIFRALRITQKQKRIIEQQKKIVEEKQSEILASIRYAKRIQDTILPTEKYIDKTLKRLMKNN; encoded by the coding sequence ATGAGTAAATGTGAAGATGTGCAGATGAAGAAAATAAATAAATACATACTGGCTTTCATTAGCATATCTGCAAATCAGCACATTCGCACATCCGCTTTCATCCGCACATTTGTTTTCATCAGCATATCCGCACATCTGCTCATCTACACATTTGCTTTTGCTCAGCAGAACAAAATTGATTCTCTTTTAACATTGCTTAAAAAAGATAAGGAGGATACGAATAAGGTAAATCACTTAAATAATTTATCCCGCGAATACAGATACATTAACGCATTCGATTCTTCTCTTGCCTTAGCTAATAGCGCATTGAAACTGGCGAATGTTATTCTAACACTGAATGATAAGAACGGAATGAATCAAACTGTTAAACAAACGGCTCAAAAAGGAATTGCCATTGCTTACAACAACATTGGGCTTGTTTATGATTACCATGGTGATTATCCCAATGCGCTGGATTATTACATTAAGGGGCTTAAGGTGGCTGAAGTATTAGAAAATAAAAACATCATGGCAGCCATTCTCGGAAATATTGGAAATGTTTATGATGCACAAGACGATTACACCAAAGCACTTGACTATTATTTGAAGGCATTGAAAATCGCAGAAGAACTTGGAGATAAAAAAAGAATTGCAATCCAACTCGGCAATATCGGAAATGCCTATAAAGAGCCAGCGAAAGCAGCAAGTGGTATAAAAGGCGCTAGCGATTCCTTATATAAAAAATCGCTGGATTATTATTTCAGGGCATTGAAAATAGATGAAGAGTTGGGCAATAAAAACGGAATAGCAAGACATCTTGGCAACATCGGACTTACCTATGATTATCAAGGTAATTATCCTAAAGCGCTGGACTATTGTTTCAAGGCACTGAAAATAACGGAAGAATTGGGAAATAAAAATGACATTGCAGCATGGCTCGGCAACATAGGAGCGATTTATACTAGAACTGGAAACTATAAAGAAGCAGAGTTTTACCTTAAAAGAGCTATTTCCCTTGATGACAGTATTGGCTCAATGAATGAATCCAGACAATTTGAAGAATACCTCTCTCAACTTTACGATACCACCGGCAGATACCAACTTGCTCTGGAGCATTACAAAAAAGCAATGGCGTTAAAAGACACTTTGTTCAGCGAGGAGAAGAACAAAGAAATCACCCGCAAAGAAATGACTTACGAGTTTGAGAAGAAAGCAGCAGCAGCAAAAGCCGAAGCGGATAAACAAGCTGCCGTAGCAGAAGCAGAAAGCAAAAAGCAAAAGATTGTTATATGGTCAGTGATTGCTGTATTGCTGTTAGTGATTGTGTTTGCCGGTTTTATCTTTCGTGCGCTGCGCATCACGCAAAAACAAAAGCGTATTATAGAACAGCAAAAGAAAATAGTAGAAGAGAAGCAAAGCGAAATCCTCGCCAGCATCCGCTATGCGAAACGCATTCAGGATACAATATTGCCCACGGAGAAATATATTGATAAAACGCTGAAACGACTGATGAAAAATAATTAG
- a CDS encoding DUF1987 domain-containing protein: MDALIIPATERLPSVSLVAETGKLIFSGRALPEDGREFFTPILRWMVSYALQPAALTECSFQMEYFNSSSRKCFTDVFDILDSMREKGHAVMIIWYFEEADDEMKEMGEHYESLYDLDFQFRSC, encoded by the coding sequence ATGGATGCGCTCATTATACCGGCTACAGAACGTTTGCCCTCTGTTTCTCTCGTTGCAGAAACAGGAAAGTTAATTTTCAGCGGGAGGGCTCTTCCTGAAGATGGCAGAGAATTTTTCACTCCCATTCTCCGGTGGATGGTGAGTTATGCTCTTCAACCTGCCGCTCTGACAGAATGCTCTTTTCAAATGGAGTATTTCAATTCTTCATCGCGCAAGTGCTTTACGGATGTTTTCGACATTCTTGACTCCATGCGTGAGAAAGGGCATGCGGTTATGATTATTTGGTATTTTGAAGAAGCGGATGATGAGATGAAAGAAATGGGAGAACACTACGAATCTCTCTACGATTTAGATTTCCAATTCCGCTCATGCTGA
- the lpdA gene encoding dihydrolipoyl dehydrogenase, translating into MSYDLIVIGSGPGGYVAAIRASQLGMKTAIVERSELGGICLNWGCIPTKALLKSAQVFEYLKHAADYGIKVSGGEADFPAVVKRSRDVADGMSKGVQFLMKKNKIDVIKGFGKVMAGKKVEVKDEIGKVTTYDSKNIIIAVGARSRQLPNLPFTAGKIIGYRDAMVLPKLPKSMVVVGSGAIGSEFAYFFAAMGTKVTLVEFLSAVVPVEDEEVSKQLERSFKKMGMTVMTSSEVLSVDTKSDGCKVKIKSKVGEEIVDCDIVLSAVGIQSNLENIGLEEVGIATDKGKILTNPYYQTNIPGYYAIGDCVGGQALAHVASAEGIICVEKIAGQNPEPLNYNNIPGCTYTSPEIASVGYTEKQAKEKGFEIKVGKFPFSASGKASAAGAKDGFVKLIFDAKYGELLGAHMIGFNVTEMIAEIVVARKLETTGHEIIKSVHPHPTMSEAIMEAAAQAYGEVIHL; encoded by the coding sequence ATGTCATACGACTTAATCGTTATCGGAAGTGGTCCCGGAGGATATGTAGCTGCCATTCGTGCATCGCAGTTGGGAATGAAAACGGCTATTGTTGAACGCTCTGAACTTGGTGGTATCTGTTTGAACTGGGGATGCATTCCCACTAAAGCTCTTCTGAAGTCCGCGCAGGTGTTTGAATATCTGAAACACGCTGCCGATTACGGAATTAAAGTGAGTGGAGGAGAGGCGGATTTTCCTGCTGTGGTTAAACGCTCGCGTGATGTGGCAGATGGAATGAGCAAAGGCGTTCAGTTTCTGATGAAGAAAAATAAAATTGATGTGATAAAAGGATTTGGAAAGGTGATGGCAGGAAAAAAGGTTGAGGTGAAGGATGAAATAGGAAAAGTTACTACTTACGATTCTAAGAATATCATCATAGCAGTTGGAGCACGTTCGCGCCAGCTTCCTAATCTGCCGTTCACTGCCGGAAAAATAATCGGCTATCGCGATGCAATGGTTCTTCCAAAACTTCCAAAGTCAATGGTAGTAGTAGGTTCAGGAGCGATTGGAAGCGAGTTTGCGTATTTCTTTGCAGCGATGGGAACAAAAGTTACGCTGGTGGAATTTTTATCTGCTGTTGTTCCTGTGGAAGATGAAGAAGTTTCAAAACAACTGGAGCGCTCGTTCAAGAAAATGGGAATGACCGTCATGACTTCATCGGAAGTTTTGTCGGTGGATACAAAAAGTGACGGATGTAAAGTGAAAATAAAATCCAAGGTTGGAGAAGAGATAGTTGACTGCGACATCGTTCTTTCCGCAGTAGGAATTCAATCCAACTTAGAGAACATCGGACTGGAAGAAGTAGGAATCGCCACCGATAAAGGAAAAATCCTCACCAATCCGTATTACCAGACAAACATTCCCGGCTACTATGCCATTGGCGATTGCGTGGGCGGACAAGCTCTCGCACATGTGGCAAGTGCCGAAGGAATCATTTGCGTTGAAAAAATTGCAGGGCAGAATCCAGAACCGCTCAACTACAACAATATTCCCGGCTGCACGTATACTTCTCCTGAAATTGCATCGGTGGGCTACACCGAAAAGCAGGCAAAGGAAAAAGGTTTTGAAATCAAAGTGGGCAAGTTCCCGTTCTCTGCATCGGGCAAAGCAAGCGCGGCAGGAGCCAAAGATGGTTTTGTTAAGCTTATTTTTGATGCAAAGTATGGCGAACTATTAGGCGCGCACATGATTGGCTTCAACGTAACAGAAATGATTGCCGAAATAGTGGTCGCCCGAAAATTAGAAACAACCGGACACGAAATAATTAAATCCGTTCACCCGCACCCAACCATGAGCGAAGCCATTATGGAAGCGGCAGCTCAGGCATACGGAGAGGTGATACATTTATAA
- a CDS encoding M61 family metallopeptidase: protein MNYESKKNTERFSFVYQANKISLSFFPIALKYIFSYKEPLTHLIDIEFIADSIKGDARLPDGQETTIQLPAWRPGRYELGNFAKNVKEFSPSDEKGNPLPFHKITKDCWKIQTKGVKKLHVKYSYYAVDLNAGSTYLDDKQLYVNPVNCCVYIPERINEACEVEIKIPEKYIVATSIAPPKSSPKGRTLHANPLPFGESWRGATSSYHELADSPFIASPTLQHNMFVMDGVEFNLWFQGECKPNWSKIINDFFIFINEQFVTMKGPIPSDEYHFIFQILPYRFHHGVEHLSSTVIAIGPSYEIMRGDVFLELLSVSSHELFHSWNIKAIRPAEMLPYDYTKENYSRLGFVAEGVTTYYGDFFLFRSGIYSEFEVNRCLSKHLQNHFDNFGRYNLSVADSSFDTWLDGYTEIVPHRKTSIYSEGCLIALMTDLMIRKYSNNERSLDDVMRHLYKEYGKKGIGYMESDYKAIIEKIAGTSFDEFFNNYVYKANSYENALIECLHYIGLELLNVPSKKYHERYYGFKVSDQSPVIKVTALYPNSVAEKSPKGQAGIQLGDEIISINGYPVRNNFAEWARYFGQSEVKLNVSSNGKVREIIFIPSAEDYFKIHYVQKTPSPTEEQRKNFTAWSKRRF, encoded by the coding sequence TTGAACTACGAAAGTAAAAAAAATACAGAGCGGTTTAGTTTTGTGTATCAGGCAAATAAAATATCTTTGTCCTTCTTTCCAATAGCGTTGAAATATATCTTCTCATACAAAGAACCGCTCACTCATCTTATTGACATTGAGTTTATCGCTGATAGTATTAAAGGCGATGCCCGCCTGCCGGACGGGCAGGAAACAACTATTCAACTTCCTGCATGGAGACCTGGGAGATATGAACTCGGAAACTTCGCGAAGAATGTAAAAGAGTTTTCTCCGAGTGATGAAAAAGGAAATCCGCTCCCCTTTCATAAAATTACAAAGGATTGCTGGAAGATTCAGACGAAAGGAGTAAAAAAACTTCACGTCAAATATTCTTATTATGCGGTTGACTTAAATGCGGGCTCCACTTATCTGGATGATAAACAACTTTACGTAAATCCGGTCAACTGCTGCGTGTATATTCCTGAAAGAATTAATGAAGCGTGCGAGGTGGAAATAAAGATTCCTGAAAAATATATTGTTGCAACTTCAATAGCCCCACCTAAATCCTCCCCAAAGGGGAGGACTTTACATGCAAACCCTCTCCCCTTCGGGGAGAGTTGGAGAGGGGCTACTTCTTCTTACCATGAACTCGCAGATTCTCCTTTCATTGCAAGCCCAACGCTTCAGCATAACATGTTTGTGATGGATGGTGTGGAATTTAATCTTTGGTTTCAAGGTGAATGCAAACCAAACTGGTCTAAAATTATAAACGATTTTTTCATTTTCATCAACGAGCAGTTTGTTACCATGAAGGGTCCGATTCCTTCAGATGAATATCATTTCATTTTCCAGATTCTTCCTTATAGATTTCACCACGGTGTTGAACATCTTTCATCAACGGTGATTGCGATAGGACCTTCTTACGAAATCATGCGGGGCGATGTGTTTCTTGAATTGCTCAGCGTGAGTTCGCACGAATTGTTTCATTCCTGGAACATAAAGGCAATACGTCCTGCTGAGATGCTGCCTTATGATTACACCAAAGAAAATTATTCGCGGCTTGGATTTGTGGCGGAAGGTGTTACCACCTATTACGGAGATTTCTTTTTATTCCGGTCAGGCATCTATTCCGAGTTTGAAGTGAACCGATGTCTTTCCAAGCATCTTCAGAATCACTTCGATAATTTCGGCAGATATAATCTCAGCGTGGCTGATTCTTCGTTTGATACATGGCTGGATGGCTACACCGAAATTGTTCCGCATCGCAAAACATCTATCTACAGCGAGGGATGTTTAATTGCTTTGATGACCGATTTGATGATTCGCAAATATTCAAACAATGAACGCTCGCTGGATGATGTGATGAGACATCTGTATAAGGAATATGGAAAAAAGGGTATAGGGTATATGGAGAGCGACTATAAGGCGATTATTGAAAAGATTGCTGGAACTTCCTTTGATGAATTCTTCAATAACTATGTTTACAAAGCCAATTCTTACGAAAACGCTTTAATAGAATGCCTTCATTACATCGGACTTGAATTATTAAACGTGCCCTCCAAGAAGTATCACGAAAGGTATTATGGATTCAAAGTCAGCGATCAGTCACCGGTCATTAAGGTAACCGCCCTCTATCCCAACTCAGTGGCAGAAAAATCCCCAAAGGGGCAGGCAGGCATTCAGTTAGGCGATGAAATCATTTCCATTAATGGGTATCCGGTCAGAAACAACTTTGCTGAATGGGCGCGCTACTTTGGGCAGTCAGAAGTGAAACTTAATGTAAGCAGTAACGGAAAAGTGAGGGAAATCATCTTTATTCCATCCGCAGAAGATTACTTCAAAATACATTATGTACAGAAAACTCCCTCTCCCACCGAGGAGCAGAGGAAGAACTTTACTGCATGGAGCAAAAGGCGGTTTTAA
- a CDS encoding GNAT family N-acetyltransferase, whose translation MHLQGKKIFLRSVLPSDAALLFRWENDRTNWQISRTKKPFTKQEIRNFIINQKDIYLDKQLRLMIGLSSPRPSPTGRGSKGEVGCIDLFDFDQPNLKAGIGILIEKKYRRKGYASEALSLLIAYCFEILYLQELHCSITEGNEASIKLFRKHKFRITGKKKNVCSLRLVNQ comes from the coding sequence GTGCATCTTCAGGGGAAAAAAATATTTCTGCGTTCTGTACTTCCCTCCGATGCCGCTCTGCTTTTCAGGTGGGAAAACGATAGAACCAATTGGCAAATCAGCAGAACAAAAAAACCATTCACCAAACAAGAAATAAGAAATTTCATTATCAATCAGAAAGATATTTATCTTGACAAACAACTTAGATTAATGATTGGTTTGTCCTCTCCCCGTCCCTCTCCCACAGGGAGAGGGAGTAAGGGTGAAGTCGGCTGCATTGACTTGTTTGATTTTGATCAGCCCAATCTCAAAGCAGGAATCGGAATACTGATTGAAAAAAAATATCGCAGAAAAGGTTACGCTTCTGAAGCCTTGTCGTTGCTGATTGCATACTGCTTTGAAATACTTTACCTGCAAGAGTTACATTGTAGCATCACAGAAGGCAATGAAGCAAGCATAAAGCTTTTCAGGAAACACAAGTTCAGGATTACAGGAAAGAAAAAGAATGTTTGCTCGCTTCGGTTAGTGAATCAGTAA
- a CDS encoding tetratricopeptide repeat protein: MHSLLRNIFLSSFLFLILFCVLKCGSSTEEKKENTSPEKKTYKNLSSDIKYVGMMQCRICHIDKYETFIETGMGKSFDVASKKKTSAKFDKHAVVYDKSLDFYYHPFWKGDTMKIMEFRLEGKDTIYKRVESVSYIIGSGQHTNSHLFSTNGYLHQMPITYYTQEGKWDLAPGFKNGSNPRFSRPIGLECMSCHNALPDFVMGSENKFSKVGNGIICERCHGPGEIHVKEKMAGMVIDISKEIDYSIVNPAKLPIDLQFDVCQRCHLQGNTVLKDGKSFYDFRPGMKLSDVMTTFLPKYENAEEDFIMASHADRLKMSQCFIKSAVVGISNPDQQLKPYKNGLTCVTCHNPHLSVKVTGKDVFNNACKNCHLTPNSSPMGEGNKSCSEKPEARNKVDDNCVSCHMPKSGAIDIPHVRITDHFIRKPMKKKNVEEIKKFIGLYAINEENPAAKVKAEGYMNQYEKFGISPGFLDSVKKYLPENSKEDITENFNLLIRYYFLKQDYNKIISLVSGFQQKELLGNLGTTSWDNDDAWTCYRIGETYTHLGKAAEAYIFYNKANELSPFNIDFMNKLAGNLASRNKPDEAKNIYEKIISEDSKYAPAYCNLGYIYFLKQDFVSAEKNYNQSLALDPDYEQALINKAGLLLYEKKNSEALAVAKRILKKNPENEQALAIQMRFTK; encoded by the coding sequence ATGCACTCGCTCCTCCGAAATATTTTTCTCTCTTCCTTCTTATTCTTGATTCTGTTTTGTGTTTTGAAATGCGGTTCATCTACTGAGGAAAAAAAAGAAAACACTTCTCCTGAAAAAAAAACGTATAAGAATCTATCTTCGGATATTAAATACGTTGGAATGATGCAATGCAGGATATGCCACATTGATAAATATGAAACCTTTATTGAAACCGGAATGGGAAAATCATTTGATGTTGCAAGTAAAAAGAAAACTTCTGCAAAATTTGATAAACACGCTGTTGTCTACGATAAGTCATTGGATTTCTATTATCATCCGTTCTGGAAGGGCGATACAATGAAAATTATGGAGTTCAGGCTGGAAGGAAAGGATACTATTTACAAAAGAGTTGAAAGCGTTAGCTACATCATTGGCTCCGGTCAGCATACTAATTCTCACCTCTTCAGCACGAATGGGTATTTGCATCAAATGCCAATCACCTATTATACGCAGGAAGGAAAATGGGATCTCGCACCCGGATTTAAAAATGGCAGCAATCCAAGATTTTCAAGGCCCATCGGTTTAGAATGCATGTCCTGCCACAATGCTTTGCCTGATTTTGTAATGGGTTCTGAAAATAAATTTTCTAAAGTTGGAAACGGAATCATCTGCGAAAGATGCCACGGTCCGGGAGAAATTCATGTGAAAGAAAAAATGGCAGGAATGGTAATTGACATCTCGAAAGAAATTGATTATTCCATAGTGAATCCTGCAAAACTTCCGATTGATTTGCAGTTTGATGTCTGCCAGCGCTGCCACCTTCAGGGAAATACTGTTCTGAAAGACGGAAAATCATTTTATGATTTCCGCCCGGGAATGAAATTGTCAGATGTGATGACAACCTTTCTTCCAAAATATGAAAATGCGGAAGAGGATTTCATCATGGCATCGCATGCCGACAGGCTGAAGATGAGCCAATGCTTTATCAAAAGTGCAGTGGTGGGGATTTCAAATCCCGACCAACAATTAAAGCCATATAAAAATGGTTTGACTTGTGTTACCTGCCACAATCCTCACCTGAGCGTGAAGGTCACAGGAAAAGATGTGTTCAATAACGCCTGCAAGAATTGCCACCTCACCCCCAACTCCTCTCCCATGGGGGAGGGGAACAAATCCTGCTCTGAAAAACCTGAAGCGCGAAATAAAGTGGATGACAATTGCGTTTCATGCCATATGCCAAAGTCTGGCGCTATTGACATTCCGCACGTAAGAATCACCGACCATTTCATTCGCAAACCGATGAAGAAGAAAAATGTGGAGGAAATAAAAAAATTCATCGGACTGTATGCTATCAACGAAGAAAATCCTGCAGCAAAAGTAAAAGCTGAAGGATATATGAACCAATATGAAAAATTTGGAATCTCTCCCGGCTTTCTCGATTCGGTAAAAAAATATCTTCCTGAAAATTCAAAAGAAGATATCACAGAAAATTTCAATTTGCTGATTCGATATTACTTTCTAAAACAGGATTATAACAAGATTATTTCCTTGGTTTCAGGATTTCAACAAAAAGAATTACTTGGCAACCTCGGCACCACATCGTGGGACAATGATGATGCATGGACTTGCTACCGGATAGGAGAAACCTATACGCATCTGGGAAAAGCAGCCGAAGCATATATCTTTTACAACAAAGCCAATGAACTCTCGCCATTTAACATTGATTTCATGAATAAGCTGGCAGGAAATCTTGCCAGCCGGAATAAACCCGATGAAGCAAAAAACATTTACGAAAAAATAATTTCTGAAGATTCTAAATATGCTCCCGCCTATTGTAATCTTGGCTACATTTATTTTTTGAAACAGGATTTTGTTTCGGCAGAAAAAAATTACAACCAATCGCTTGCGCTGGACCCCGATTATGAGCAGGCATTGATCAACAAGGCAGGACTTCTGCTGTATGAAAAGAAAAACAGCGAAGCGCTGGCAGTTGCTAAAAGAATTTTAAAAAAGAACCCCGAGAACGAACAGGCGCTCGCCATCCAAATGCGATTCACCAAATAA